GCGATCAACTGAACGAGATCATCAAGTTCAGTAAGACTCTCACACCGCAGACTTAAGGCATCAGGCTCATGCAGTGGGAAGCGTATGGGTAGACGGGACGCCGCCACGCATGTGCACAGGATCTGTCGCAAGCCTGGCTACCGCTTATTCCGCGCCTGAATCCGCTCAATGGCCGCCTGCGCCTTGTCTCTCACAGACGGCTCTGGATCCACGAGGAAGAGGGCCAACGCATTCGTGCCCTCGGCGAGGCCGCATTCGCCGAGCGCTTCCACAGCGCGGCGTCGGACTTCGGCGTCGTTGAACTTGAGCGCGCTGGTTAGCGGCGCCAATGCCGCCGGGTCGTGGAGCCTGGCCAGTGCAACCGCGATCCCGAATTGCTGTGGTGGTCCTGCTGACGCGAGAACGCGCAAGAGCAAGGGACGAGACGATTCGGTGGCCAGATCGTACAGGGCGCCAATTGCGCTATATTGCACATAGCCGTCCGGGTCCGGGAGCAATTGAACCAACCAACCGATTGCCCGCGCGTCCCCAATCTTGCCGAGGGCAGTGGCCGCTTCGGCGCGCACGAACCAATTGTCGTCAGACAATAATCGAAACAGCGGTTTGAGCGCCGCGGGGTTGCCAAGACGCCCCAAAGCGCGCGCACAATCATGCCGTATGTCGGGATCGGGGTCTTCCAGGGCGCGGACAATCTCGCGAAAGTCGCTCGCCTTGGGCTGATCGGCGACGAGCTTCGCTGCGTTCACACGGACTATGCGGTCGCGATGACGAAGTAGCTCAATGGTGAGCGACTTGCCGGCGGGGACCTGCTGCAACGCGATGGCCGCCAAATCGGGCTTCTCGGCCCGGAGCAACACCACAACACGCATGCGCAAGAAGGCTGCCGAGTCAGGATGTTCCCGGAGATAGGCCTCGACAGTGTCCGCGGCAGCGCGAACGTGACCTTCGTCCAGCAGCTTATTGGCCTGAGCCAGGGTAACCTGCTCAGGATTCCGCGCACAGCCGGCGAGCAAAAGGACGGTCATCAATAGAGCGATACGTAACATGATGAATAAACTGACAGACTGATCCCAATTGCAGTGCCTACTACAGACCTGACGCCCTGTATCTTTGACTCTGGCTGCGAAGTGGTCAAGAGGGAACTACGACGGTAATACGGGGCTTCGGGGTTGACACCCTTTCGGGTGGCCCGTAGAGTAAGAACACTATGCTGGGGTCGACATTGAGCGCAGGTGTTCCACTTACGGCGCGTTCTGGCGGCAATCTGTTGGAATTGTTGGAACCGATTGCCGTTGAATTGCCTCGAGTGGAAATCGCGCTCGCGAATCAGATCGGCGGTTTTGACCCGCGCCTTGGCGAGCATATCCAATACATTTTGGGGGGCACAGCCAAGCGCCTGCGCCCGAGTTTGGCGCTACTGGCGGGGGGTACGACCGGGGGGGTTACTGAAGAGCATATTACCTTGGCAGTCATCGTAGAGCTCATCCATGTTGCTACGTTGGTGCATGATGATATTTTGGACGAAGCTGACCTGAGGCACCGACTTCCTACGTCTAACTCTCGGTGGGGCAACGAGATAAGTGTTTTGCTTGGCGACTGCTTATTTGCGCACGCACTGCGGCTTGCTGCAAGTTACCCAACTACAGAGGTTTGCCGCAGGGTCAGCGAGGCGACCAATACGGTTTGTTCGGGCGAAATTGTTCAGACTCAACGCCGTTTCGACCTTGGTTTGACTCTCGAGCAGTATCTGGACATCATAAACATGAAGACCGGAGCTCTTTTTGCGGTTAGTTGTGAATTGGGCGCCTTTTTGAACGGTGCACCTCCCAACATCGTCAAACGTATGAATGAATTCGGCACCAATCTAGGGATCGCGTACCAGATTTATGATGATTGTGTGGATATTTTTGGCCAGGAACGACAGGCGGGAAAATCCCTCGGAACAGACATGAAAAAGGGAAAGCTAACACTCCCATTCCTCCTGTTGTTACAGCACGTCGATTCCGAAAGCCGCCAGGAACTGGGGGCGATGATTCTTCGCAACGCTCAGGACGAGCAACAGCATTTGCTGCGGCTTGTGTTGGGCAATGGCGTCGTGGGGGAATCACTCGCAACGATTGACACCTACATCTCCCGCGCGCGGAGCAATCTCTCGGCGCTACCACCCAACATTTACACAAGGGCATTAGCGGCCCTCACTGATTATCTTTCGGGGCAAAGCCGGTCGCTCCTAAAGGAAACCGCCGCCGCATAGTTCATCGACGGCTCCAGGGCATAAGGGACATTTGCTGTGATCGCAATGAAACTAAAAGAAAAACTCGGACTCAGCGGCACCGCGCTGCGGCCGACGAGCGCGCCCGCGCCTGCTGCGGAGTGCGAAATTGATTTGCGACACGAAGAGGATGAGGCACTCGTGCGACGCAGCCAGAAGGGCGAAGGTGCCGCCTTCGATGTTCTGGTCGAGCGCTACAAAGAACGGCTCTACGCCACGGTTTATCACATGACGTCGAACCACGAGGACGCCAACGACCTTGTGCAGGATACGTTCATCAAAGCTTACAAGAGCCTCCAGAGTTTTCGCGGCCAATCGAGTTTCTACACGTGGGTCTATCGCATTGCCGTGAACCGCACGATCAACTTCGTCAAGCGACGCAAGAACCGCAACCAGTACAGCCTCGACGACCTGGACAGTTCGATCCAGAGCGATCCGGATCTGGTGGAGATGCAGTCTCATGCCACCCCGCGGCGCGAGGTGGGCCTGAACGAACTTCAGGAAAAATTGAACGAAGCGCTGCAAAAACTGTCTGAATCACATAGAGCGGTAGTGACTATGCACGACGTTCAAGGCATGACACATGCTGACATTGCGAAGGTAATGGGGTGCTCCGAAGGCACCGTGCGATCGCGGCTTTTTTATGCGCGGCAACAGTTGCAAGGATTGCTCAGCGAGTATTTGTAAACCGTCATGGATTGCCAGAAGGTACAACAATTGTTCGATGATCTCACGCACGAGCGGCTCGCGACGGCGACCGCCGCGCAGGTGCGGCAGCACCTTGCTGATTGCACGGACTGCCGGGTCATGGAGCAACGCACCGGGCGCCTGCAGCGGTTGCTTGCTCTCAAGCGCTATGAGCGACCGGCGCCGGGGTATTTCGACAATTTCCTTTCCGAGTTTCATGGCCGGTTGTTGACGGAAGCGCGGCAGATCGGATGGTGGGAAAGAGTGTTGGGGCGTGTGGATGATTTTCTGGCGGCGGAATCGATGCGGGTGTGGCGTTACAGTTTTACCAGCGCGCTGGGAGTCGCGGCGGTAGTGGGTCTAACCTGGATGGGCCTGCGTCAGGCGAGCGATCCCGCTGTTGTCGCTGTTGACCCGACAGTTACTGCCAATTCGTCTTTGGCCGATGCCGATGCGATGCTTCCCCCACCACAGTCCACGCCGAATACGATCGTAGCGTCGCTCCCCGGCCTGTCGCCAGTCGCTTCGGCGGATTACCAATCTTCGTCAATGAGCGGTGTGGTTTTGGTTCCCACTTCGGCGCGCGCGGATTCCTCAGCGCCTCGCTACGTACTGGATCGCATTTCTGTCACACCGGCCAGTTATGACGTACCGAGCGTCCATTTCTAGGCGGCGGGTCGCGTTTGGGGCCGCGTTTCTCGTTCTCGCCAATACGACAGCGGTCCTGGCAGCCGGGTTGTTGGAGACCATCGATCAGGAAGTCTCCACGATTTATGAGAATTCCAAGGACACCGTCGTCAAGGTTCACGCCCAGCGTCAATTTCAAATCGGCGCTTTGCCATTTAGTCCGCCGCAACGTGTGGGCACCGGGTTTTTCACCGACAGGGACGGCCACATCCTGACGGCGGCCACCATTGTGGACGACGCGGATAGTTGCTGGATCGAGTGGCACGGCCAGAAAATCAATGCGCGGGTCGTTGGGCGGGATCCGCAAACGAATCTCGCTCTGCTAAAGATTGAGCCAGCCGCCGGCAGCCCAACGCCATTCCTGCCGCAAGGCAATTCGGATGAGCTCCGGGTGGGGTCGATGGTCGTCGCCATCGGATTTCCGTACGACCTACCGAGCGCACCCGTGGTGGGTTTCATCAACGGGATCGACATTCGTTGTGGCAGTCACGTCTTTGCTACGAGCCACATCCGCGCCAGCTGCCGGTTAAGCCCGGGACAGGGTGGGGGCCCGATGTTGAACGTGCGCGGGGAAGTTGTCGGCATCGCGATTGCTGCGCACGCGGACGACCAGTGCTACGGATTGCCGATCAATGCCGCCCACAAAATCTGTGCGGACCTCCTCGAGTTTGGGCAACCGCAGTACACCTGGGTGGGTCTTGGCGTTTCGGAGCGGCAACTGGCCATCAATCCGACGGTTTCCAACCAATGGCAGGTATTCATCCAGCAGGTTTATTCGAATACGCCCGCGGCCGCGGCAGGGTTCCGCGATGGCGACACGCTCTTGAGCATCACGAGTAATGAAGTGCAC
This Verrucomicrobiia bacterium DNA region includes the following protein-coding sequences:
- a CDS encoding polyprenyl synthetase family protein, which codes for MLGSTLSAGVPLTARSGGNLLELLEPIAVELPRVEIALANQIGGFDPRLGEHIQYILGGTAKRLRPSLALLAGGTTGGVTEEHITLAVIVELIHVATLVHDDILDEADLRHRLPTSNSRWGNEISVLLGDCLFAHALRLAASYPTTEVCRRVSEATNTVCSGEIVQTQRRFDLGLTLEQYLDIINMKTGALFAVSCELGAFLNGAPPNIVKRMNEFGTNLGIAYQIYDDCVDIFGQERQAGKSLGTDMKKGKLTLPFLLLLQHVDSESRQELGAMILRNAQDEQQHLLRLVLGNGVVGESLATIDTYISRARSNLSALPPNIYTRALAALTDYLSGQSRSLLKETAAA
- a CDS encoding S1C family serine protease, coding for MTYRASISRRRVAFGAAFLVLANTTAVLAAGLLETIDQEVSTIYENSKDTVVKVHAQRQFQIGALPFSPPQRVGTGFFTDRDGHILTAATIVDDADSCWIEWHGQKINARVVGRDPQTNLALLKIEPAAGSPTPFLPQGNSDELRVGSMVVAIGFPYDLPSAPVVGFINGIDIRCGSHVFATSHIRASCRLSPGQGGGPMLNVRGEVVGIAIAAHADDQCYGLPINAAHKICADLLEFGQPQYTWVGLGVSERQLAINPTVSNQWQVFIQQVYSNTPAAAAGFRDGDTLLSITSNEVHRSADVLNTMFCHRVGDTVEFTVLRGGQEQKLLLVVAARPPQESFSAQTTPQPGLLRAPGQWLTIVPSSQEH
- a CDS encoding zf-HC2 domain-containing protein; the protein is MDCQKVQQLFDDLTHERLATATAAQVRQHLADCTDCRVMEQRTGRLQRLLALKRYERPAPGYFDNFLSEFHGRLLTEARQIGWWERVLGRVDDFLAAESMRVWRYSFTSALGVAAVVGLTWMGLRQASDPAVVAVDPTVTANSSLADADAMLPPPQSTPNTIVASLPGLSPVASADYQSSSMSGVVLVPTSARADSSAPRYVLDRISVTPASYDVPSVHF
- a CDS encoding HEAT repeat domain-containing protein, whose protein sequence is MLRIALLMTVLLLAGCARNPEQVTLAQANKLLDEGHVRAAADTVEAYLREHPDSAAFLRMRVVVLLRAEKPDLAAIALQQVPAGKSLTIELLRHRDRIVRVNAAKLVADQPKASDFREIVRALEDPDPDIRHDCARALGRLGNPAALKPLFRLLSDDNWFVRAEAATALGKIGDARAIGWLVQLLPDPDGYVQYSAIGALYDLATESSRPLLLRVLASAGPPQQFGIAVALARLHDPAALAPLTSALKFNDAEVRRRAVEALGECGLAEGTNALALFLVDPEPSVRDKAQAAIERIQARNKR
- a CDS encoding sigma-70 family RNA polymerase sigma factor, which gives rise to MKLKEKLGLSGTALRPTSAPAPAAECEIDLRHEEDEALVRRSQKGEGAAFDVLVERYKERLYATVYHMTSNHEDANDLVQDTFIKAYKSLQSFRGQSSFYTWVYRIAVNRTINFVKRRKNRNQYSLDDLDSSIQSDPDLVEMQSHATPRREVGLNELQEKLNEALQKLSESHRAVVTMHDVQGMTHADIAKVMGCSEGTVRSRLFYARQQLQGLLSEYL